The stretch of DNA GGCGAGGTGGAGCTCTGGTCGCAGGAGGACGAGACCGTCTGCGTGTTTTGCAACCACAAGGTCTTCGAACGGCAGACGACGAACCATTGATCAGGAGCGCGACGGAGAGGAACACATGACGGTCGGCATTGAGAAGATCCCCGGCGGTTTCAGCGTGGACGGGCTGGAGCTCAGGAATGGGAAATGCGGATGCACCGCCGTGCTCCCCTGCTGTTACAGCTGGTCGAAGGTAAAAAAATCGGCGCAGGGTCTCATCTATGTGGGAAAGACCGCGGAACCCGGCGCCAAGGAACTCTTCACCTGGGGATACACCGTGCGGAAGGGCGACTTCATTGTCGAAGTGACCATGGAGGACGCCCGCGACAAGAAGATATTCTCGGGCTATTACCCCCCGCCGCTGGGCGAGTGGACCGCGCGGGGATGGGAGGTCGTCAGGAAGGAAGGCGAGCGCGAGGACTTCGGCATGTGGCGCTGCTCCGCCTGTAAATGGCTTTACAAGAACAGGGACCACCGGACGAGGTTCGAAGACCTTCCCGATGACTGGAGATGCCCGGTCTGCAAGGTGGGTAAACCGTCCTTCGAACAGGTCGGCTGAACCCGCAACAATCTGCCTGCCAATACCCGCGTTTTCTGATATATTTAGTATCGACTGTTCTTCATAACCCTATGACCGGGAGGTAACCATGCCATACGCAGCGAAGGATTACGCGAAGCTTGTCGGGATGCAGGGGTTCAGCGAAAACCTGCTCA from Nitrospirota bacterium encodes:
- a CDS encoding rubredoxin; translation: MTVGIEKIPGGFSVDGLELRNGKCGCTAVLPCCYSWSKVKKSAQGLIYVGKTAEPGAKELFTWGYTVRKGDFIVEVTMEDARDKKIFSGYYPPPLGEWTARGWEVVRKEGEREDFGMWRCSACKWLYKNRDHRTRFEDLPDDWRCPVCKVGKPSFEQVG